A single window of Colletotrichum destructivum chromosome 9, complete sequence DNA harbors:
- a CDS encoding Putative HAD-superfamily hydrolase, subfamily IIA, HAD superfamily, translating to MAPNHRASSTGSFIENIVAARKQLDSMALSTPDSSLDGSDGSPGGSAGSSALGSPAGALSPVTPTLDAPVADSFAFAFDIDGVLIRGGRAIPEAVEAMKVLNGENEYGIQIPYIFLTNGGGKTEEERCGDLSKQMEIEISPAQFICGHTPMREMAERFNTVLVVGGEGEKCRQVAEGYGFKDVITPGDIIKHNSATTPFRKLTQDELTNSRERDFTDVTIEAIFVFADSRDWAGDIQIMLDLAMSKGGKIGTLSDTLDEGPPIYFSHNDIVWSAAHDNVRLGMGALRRMLEVIFKDVTKKKGKLHTHAFGKPQVSTFEFATRLLQQWRRQQHGLDAPPDTVYFVGDTPESDIRGTNLYNEHADNEWHSILVKTGVYQDGTEPAYKPKATVPTVLDAVRYGIQREIRKRVVSSLRKDILGEADCLRAMQEKDSAVLTPLDERTQPILG from the exons ATGGCTCCCAACCACCGAGCTTCCTCAACCGGCAGTTTCATCGAAAACATCGTGGCTGCCCGGAAGCAGTTGGATAGCATGGCCTTGAGCACCCCCGACTCTTCGCTTGACGGCTCCGATGGCTCGCCCGGTGGCTCTGCCGGCTCGTCCGCGCTCGGTAGCCCTGCCGGCGCTCTTTCACCCGTCACCCCCACACTTGACGCACCCGTGGCCGACAgcttcgccttcgccttcgaCATCGACGGTGTTCTGATCAGAGGCGGTCGTGCCATCCCCGAGGCTgtcgaggccatgaaggTGCTCAACGGCGAGAACGAATACGGCATTCAGAT TCCGTACATCTTCCTCACCAATGGTGGTGGCAAgacggaagaggagagaTGTGGCGATTTGTCGAAGCAGATGGAAATCGAAATTTCTCCAGCACAATTCATCTGCGGCCATACCCCTATGAGGGAAATGGCCGAACGATTCAACACTGTTCTTGTCGTCGGTGGTGAAGGCGAGAAGTGCCGTCAAGTGGCCGAGGGCTACGGCTTCAAGGATGTCATCACCCCTGGCGACATCATCAAGCATAACTCCGCCACAACACCATTCCGCAAACTCACGCAGGACGAGCTGACCAACTCCCGTGAGCGTGACTTTACCGACGTCACCATTGAAGCCATCTTTGTCTTCGCCGATTCTCGCGACTGGGCCGGCGACATCCAAATCatgctcgacctcgccatgtCCAAGGGCGGTAAGATTGGTACCTTGAGCGACACCCTAGACGAGGGCCCGCCAATCTACTTCTCCCACAACGACATTGTCTGGTCCGCCGCCCACGATAACGTTCGTCTCGGCATGGGTGCGCTTCGCCGCATGCTCGAGGTCATCTTCAAGGACgtcaccaagaagaagggcaagctGCACACCCACGCCTTTGGCAAGCCCCAGGTCAGCACCTTCGAGTTCGCGACGCGACTTTTGCAACAATGGAGACGCCAGCagcacggcctcgacgcaCCGCCCGATACTGTCTACTTTGTTGGCGACACGCCCGAAAGTGACATCCGCGGCACCAACCTCTACAACGAGCATGCCGATAATGAATGGCATAGCATTCTTGTCAAGACTGGCGTTTATCAGGACGGCACCGAGCCCGCCTATAAGCCCAAGGCCACTGTGCCTACCGTTCTGGACGCTGTCCGCTACGGTATTCAACGCGAGATTCGCAAGCGTGTTGTCTCTTCTTTGCGGAAGGACATCCTTGGCGAGGCCGATTGTCTGCGCGCCATGCAGGAGAAGGACAGTGCCGTTCTGACTCCTCTCGATGAGCGCACGCAACCGATTCTGGGCTGA